A genomic segment from Lineus longissimus chromosome 15, tnLinLong1.2, whole genome shotgun sequence encodes:
- the LOC135499685 gene encoding frizzled-2-like, which produces MAGFKVRTILAGKILALLCVFSHGVKSQYGGQLADSSSLPHHGRCEPITIPLCKDIQYNETIMPNLLNHQKQDDAGLEVHQFFPLVKVRCSPHLKFFLCAMYVPVCTVLEEAIPPCRSLCVQARTGCESLMNKFGFHWPESLDCQKFPEKGLCVGENATDSVDPTAKPGGGGTGGGGTHTNGSGGGWRPDGGHKMECPYEYTVSDLDYKLQVSGHMLDDCGAPCNDLFFHDNDLRQFARIWIGVWSCLCCVSTLFTVLTFLIDMQRFRYPERPIIFLSGCYFVVATAYITGFALGDQVSCVGPLPPPPDKGVKANDMVKIITQGTKKEGCTILFMMLYFFSMASSIWWVILTLTWFLAAGMKWGHEAIEANSQYFHLAAWAVPAIKTIAILAMGKVDGDYLSGVCFTGLSDMTTHLGFVVVPLAVFLLIGSCFLGAGFVSLFRIRTIMKSDGTKTDKLEKLMVRIGIFSVLYMVPAIVVIACYIYELTSHEEWMMGWHARACQGFKEVNFCPANRQEYIGNPQPDFTFFMIKYLMTVIVGITSGFWIWSSKTINSWKRFYARVFTGRREEAVV; this is translated from the coding sequence ATGGCGGGGTTCAAAGTCAGGACGATTTTAGCCGGGAAAATTCTAGCTCTGCTGTGTGTTTTTTCGCATGGTGTGAAATCTCAGTATGGAGGGCAGCTTGCAGATTCCAGCTCTTTGCCACACCACGGCAGATGTGAGCCCATCACGATACCGCTGTGTAAAGACATACAATACAATGAAACAATCATGCCCAATCTTCttaatcatcaaaaacaagatgaTGCGGGCTTAGAAGTGCACCAGTTCTTTCCCCTAGTCAAAGTGAGGTGCAGCCCTCATCTGAAATTTTTCCTGTGTGCAATGTATGTGCCTGTGTGTACTGTTTTAGAAGAAGCCATACCGCCGTGTCGGTCGTTGTGTGTTCAGGCACGGACAGGTTGCGAGAGTTTAATGAACAAGTTTGGGTTCCATTGGCCCGAGTCGCTCGACTGCCAGAAGTTTCCCGAAAAAGGTTTGTGCGTCGGTGAAAATGCCACAGACTCCGTCGATCCAACTGCAAAACCTGGCGGTGGTGGGACTGGCGGTGGTGGAACACATACAAACGGAAGTGGCGGAGGGTGGCGTCCTGATGGCGGTCACAAAATGGAATGTCCCTACGAATATACGGTGTCGGATTTGGATTACAAACTGCAGGTTTCGGGTCACATGCTGGACGATTGTGGCGCGCCATGTAATGATTTGTTTTTTCACGATAATGACCTACGTCAGTTCGCGCGGATATGGATTGGGGTCTGGTCTTGCTTGTGTTGCGTCTCAACGTTATTCACCGTACTTACATTCTTGATTGACATGCAGAGATTCCGTTATCCCGAGCGACCAATCATCTTTCTCTCGGGATGTTACTTTGTCGTGGCTACAGCGTACATCACAGGATTTGCATTAGGGGACCAGGTTTCATGTGTGGGCCCATTGCCGCCTCCTCCGGATAAAGGGGTGAAAGCAAATGACATGGTTAAGATAATCACGCAAGGAACAAAAAAGGAAGGATGTACAATCTTATTTATGATGCTTTATTTCTTCAGTATGGCCAGCTCCATCTGGTGGGTGATTCTGACACTGACGTGGTTCCTCGCTGCAGGAATGAAATGGGGGCACGAAGCCATCGAGGCGAACTCTCAATACTTTCATCTAGCGGCATGGGCTGTCCCAGCAATAAAAACAATCGCCATCTTGGCAATGGGTAAAGTCGATGGCGATTATCTCAGTGGAGTGTGTTTCACAGGACTATCGGACATGACCACACATTTAGGATTCGTGGTCGTACCGTTGGCCGTATTTCTTTTAATAGGGTCGTGTTTCTTGGGTGCCGGTTTCGTGTCCCTTTTCCGTATTCGGACTATCATGAAAAGTGACGGTACGAAAACggataagttagaaaaactCATGGTTCGTATAGGAATCTTTTCGGTACTTTACATGGTCCCCGCGATCGTGGTGATAGCATGTTATATTTATGAGCTAACATCCCATGAGGAGTGGATGATGGGGTGGCATGCGCGTGCGTGCCAGGGATTCAAAGAAGTGAACTTCTGTCCTGCGAATCGACAGGAATACATCGGGAATCCGCAGCCGGATTTTACGTTTTTTATGATAAAATATCTCATGACAGTCATCGTAGGGATTACTTCTGGATTTTGGATATGGTCGAGCAAAACTATCAACTCCTGGAAACGTTTCTACGCCAGGGTTTTCACGGGACGTAGGGAGGAAGCTGTCGTGTAA